The following coding sequences lie in one Thalassoglobus polymorphus genomic window:
- a CDS encoding LamG-like jellyroll fold domain-containing protein, which yields MNSKLEELESLLFDWEAGTLSDEGVERVREILRSDEDAKAFFVQQQVLTAALKLDVDAGLEPPAMESPAVEPSTVEERIPVLNPSVSRKQLNRDSRINLWAAFAGLCLICVLAVRVFYLEASKSSGPESIAGINDLQHGEKGEATSSGIALVTSLVDVIWEADQSPLEVGDALSPGRLAIVSGFAQIEFFCGATVIVEGPAELDLKSVSAARVHHGRLRAQVPPAARGFSLELDDMKLVDLGTEFGVSMSPDGADVQVFDGEVELHKPGQSKRLMTTGQAGVFKEDGTFQVEQIQPEQFLDIATLELRAKSQDESRYQAWKLWSSNFQRDSRLIAYYSFDEEGDWKRKLKSSIQAESGELDGAIVGANRVQGRWSSKSALEFKRPGDRVRMHIPGEFSSLTLSCWVKIDSLDRWYNSLFLTDGYNQGEPHWQILDTGQLFFSVRHKSDDARGPDARKRTHHIVLSPPFWKPSLSGRWLHLATTYDAGSGKTKHYLNGDLLHEEEIAKDLLVKTTRIRDASIGNWTLPTEEDTEFAVRNLNGSIDEFAIFAAALSASEIKEIYNHGKP from the coding sequence TTGAATTCAAAGCTGGAAGAACTTGAATCGCTTCTCTTTGACTGGGAGGCTGGCACCCTTAGCGACGAAGGTGTTGAACGTGTTCGTGAGATCCTTCGGTCAGACGAAGACGCAAAAGCATTTTTTGTTCAGCAACAGGTGCTGACAGCCGCGTTGAAGCTGGATGTCGATGCCGGATTGGAACCTCCGGCTATGGAGTCTCCGGCTGTAGAACCTTCGACTGTTGAAGAGCGAATTCCTGTTCTCAATCCTTCTGTCAGCCGTAAGCAATTGAATCGAGATTCTCGAATCAATCTCTGGGCAGCCTTCGCTGGTCTCTGTTTAATTTGTGTCTTGGCAGTTCGAGTTTTCTATCTTGAAGCCTCAAAAAGCAGCGGTCCCGAGTCGATCGCAGGGATCAACGATTTACAGCATGGTGAGAAAGGCGAAGCCACCTCTTCTGGAATCGCACTCGTTACAAGTCTCGTCGACGTGATCTGGGAGGCTGACCAGAGCCCGCTCGAAGTTGGTGATGCTCTTTCTCCAGGACGGCTTGCGATTGTCTCTGGTTTTGCTCAGATTGAGTTCTTTTGTGGCGCAACCGTGATTGTTGAAGGGCCTGCCGAACTGGATTTGAAATCGGTCAGTGCTGCGAGAGTTCATCATGGTCGACTGCGTGCACAAGTCCCTCCGGCAGCGCGTGGTTTTTCACTGGAACTCGACGACATGAAACTCGTGGACTTAGGAACAGAGTTCGGCGTCTCGATGTCGCCCGATGGTGCCGACGTGCAGGTCTTCGATGGCGAAGTTGAGTTGCACAAACCGGGACAGAGCAAACGCCTCATGACGACTGGGCAGGCAGGCGTCTTCAAGGAGGATGGGACATTTCAAGTCGAACAGATTCAGCCTGAGCAGTTTCTGGATATCGCGACATTGGAACTGCGTGCCAAGAGTCAAGACGAGTCTCGCTATCAAGCATGGAAACTTTGGTCCAGCAACTTTCAGCGAGACTCAAGACTGATTGCGTATTATTCATTCGATGAAGAGGGTGACTGGAAGCGAAAGTTGAAGAGCAGTATCCAGGCTGAAAGTGGTGAGCTAGATGGGGCAATTGTTGGAGCGAATCGTGTTCAAGGACGCTGGTCATCAAAGTCGGCGCTCGAATTTAAACGTCCCGGTGACCGTGTTAGAATGCACATCCCCGGAGAATTCAGTTCACTGACTCTTTCCTGCTGGGTCAAAATTGACAGTCTCGACCGCTGGTACAATTCACTCTTTTTGACAGATGGGTACAACCAGGGTGAGCCGCATTGGCAAATTCTTGATACCGGTCAATTGTTCTTCTCGGTTCGCCATAAGTCAGATGATGCTCGCGGTCCGGACGCAAGGAAACGGACTCATCACATCGTGCTTTCTCCGCCATTCTGGAAACCATCGTTAAGCGGACGGTGGCTGCATTTGGCGACGACATACGACGCTGGTAGTGGTAAAACAAAGCATTATCTGAATGGTGATCTTCTGCACGAAGAGGAGATTGCAAAAGACTTGCTGGTGAAGACAACAAGGATTCGTGACGCATCAATCGGGAATTGGACGTTGCCGACAGAAGAGGATACTGAATTTGCCGTTCGTAATCTCAATGGCAGTATCGATGAATTTGCAATCTTCGCTGCGGCATTGTCCGCAAGTGAAATTAAGGAGATTTACAATCATGGCAAGCCCTAA
- a CDS encoding sigma-70 family RNA polymerase sigma factor, producing MEQTDNSEIFVRHLTEHQNRIYGYVFSLVGDHSRAADVVQETNLVLWRKIGEFKQDREFLPWAFAIARIQVLAHLRDRKRDRLLLDAELAEAMSVEAEKQAEKIDIIREALRPCLQVLTPTNRELIERRYFRSMSIDDVAESVDRTTGAVKVALLRIRRQLADCVQQRTTAGG from the coding sequence ATGGAACAGACAGACAACTCTGAAATCTTTGTTCGACACCTGACTGAACACCAAAACCGCATCTATGGGTACGTCTTTTCTCTAGTGGGCGATCACAGTCGAGCGGCGGATGTAGTGCAAGAGACAAATTTGGTGCTGTGGCGGAAGATTGGTGAATTCAAGCAGGACCGGGAGTTTCTACCATGGGCGTTTGCGATTGCTCGGATTCAAGTGTTGGCTCATCTGCGGGATCGTAAGCGAGACCGACTTTTACTGGATGCCGAGTTGGCTGAGGCGATGAGTGTTGAGGCAGAGAAGCAGGCGGAGAAGATCGATATCATTCGAGAAGCACTGCGGCCTTGTTTGCAAGTTCTGACTCCCACAAATCGTGAGTTGATCGAGCGTCGTTACTTCCGTTCGATGTCCATTGACGATGTTGCGGAATCGGTGGATCGCACAACCGGAGCTGTCAAAGTGGCTCTTTTACGAATTCGTCGGCAACTCGCCGATTGTGTTCAGCAACGTACAACGGCAGGGGGCTGA